The window TCGGGGAATCAAAGTTTTGTTTATGTCCTGAATAAGAAATCAAATGATAAATACACTTTCACCCGCAAGGAGGTAAAAACAGGCAAAACCAGCCGTGGCTTCACCGAAATTCTGGGAAATGAAGAAATAAAAGATATCCTTGTAAAAGGAGCATTTTCAATGGCGGAATAGTAAAAGTTTCCAGCTATAAAGGCATAAGAAACAAAGAATGTAATTGTGTCTATTGCTTGTCAATCAGGGGTTTGCCGGATGGTGTCCTTTCAATAGTCAATTAGACTTGTGGGTGCTTTTTAGTCAAAGCAAGAATGATGTCAAGATGTGGTACCTCCTTCACACAAGCCGGAACCCATTTTGCGCTAGGTTGGGTCGCTATTTTAACTTTATGATTCAAGAGCTCAACATTGAAGATTTTTAGCATTGAGTGCTTTAAACACCTTCATTATTGTTTCAAACCTTGCATCGGTCAAGCTATTCTCCAGCTTTGAGATTTGTGCTTTTTTTCACCTACCAATTTCCTAATTCTTCCTAAGTTGAATGACGTTCCTTCCTGGCTTGTTTTATTGCTTCACCCAATAAGTCAAGCCAATTTTCAAAGGTATCCCGGTTTGGAGTACCCGGTTTACCAATATGTTTATCAATCATTTCCTCCAAACTGTAAGTCTTCATATAGCTTCCTGTTAAATTACCTTGTAAGCATCTTCTTCATCGCCTCCATATTCTCCTTGCTGTAAAAGTCCTTTCCTTCAGCGGTATACAACAAATTAATCCTGTCTTTATAAGCTTCAGTTATTTTGCCCCTTACCATTTTCAGGGTGGAATTCATCATATGATTATCCTCTGTAAAGGCTTCCGACAAAATACCCGTTGCAGCAGGCAGCCAGCGCTGGGGGAACATCTTATGGTAATGACCATGTCCTTTATAGTGTTGCAGTTCCTTGTCGAGAATATGCAAAGCCTCCCTGGTGGCTTCAGGGGTATCCAAACCCAGGTGTTTATGTTCCAGGTGTCGTTTCAGTGCTTCTTTATTGGGAACCAGCAGGCAAATGGTATAAGGACTCTGATTATTATAGAGCATACACTGGTCGATATAATCACTCTGTGCAATGAAAGCCTCTTCAATGCCTTCAGGACTGTATTTCTCGCCATCATCAGCTATCAGCAGGCTCTTGAATCTGCCCAGTACATAAAGGAATCCATCCTTATCCATATAACCCAGGTCGCCGGTATAGAGCCATCCATCTCTTAAGGATTCGGCAGAGGCTTCAGGGTTATCCCAATATCCCAGCATCACATTTTCACCCCTTACAACGATTTCGCCTTTTGCACCAACGGGAAGCGTATTGCCTTTATCATCACAGATTTTCAATTCCAGGTTTTTCACTAACACCCCTGATGAGCCCAGCTTATGTTTGGCTTTTGAGTTGGAGGAAATGACAGGAGAAGCTTCAGTAAGCCCGTATCCCTGGAACATTGGCATTCCTACAGCATAGAAAAAGCGCTGTAGTTCGATGTCGAGTAAAGCTCCACCCCCAATGAAAAATTCAAGCCTGCCACCAAAGCCTTCCCGGATCTTACTGAACAGGATTTTGTCGTAAAGTCCAACGAGTGGTTTATATATGAAACTCAGGCCTTGTCCTTTGTCGAAACCGGTCCGGTTATACTTATATGATACTTTCAACGCATGGTTAAAAAGTGCATTGATAACCGGGCCTTTTTCCCTGATGCTTTTTTCGATATTTTCCTGAAATTGATTGCAAGAGCCGGCACGCTCATCATCAGGTGGGGCTTGATTTCCTTGATATTGATGGGGATGTTCTTCAGGGTTTCGAGGGCAGTTTTCCCAGCTGGATGGATGCCAGAGAGGCTCCTTTCCCCATCATGCAATAAATGCAGGCTGTGTGGGCAAAAGCATGATCCCAGGGTAGGATGGCTAGCGTGGTATAATCGGGTGGAATGTCCATCAGGGTATAAGATTGAAGGACATTGGACACATAATTATTATGGGACAGGACAATACCTTTAGGTGCGGCCGTTGTGCCGGGCGGGATCGGTTGGCAGGATGTTTTAAGGCTTTCAGTAATTGCCTGAGGATGTGCTTCAAGGTATGCCGCACCTTTTTGCATCACCTCTCCAAAGGTAATTTCCCCGGGCTGCCCTGATTTTTCACCAATAACAATAAGTGTTTCGAGCTGAGGCAGGTCCATCCTGGCAACCCTCACCTTATCAGCCTGCCTTTCGGAAACAATAGCCATTCTTGAACCTGAATGGGCAACCCTGTACCTAATCTCTTCGTATTCCGTAAGCTTTACCGACATCGGAACATTAATAGCTCCGCAGAATACAAATGCCCAATTCACTTATGATCCATGCATTTCTCCCTTCGAAAATAGGGCTATTCTATCCCCCTTTTGTATACCCATGGAGAGCAGTCCAGCAGCAAATTGTTGAACCAATTTGGGGTTTCTGCATAAGATGTGCCATCAAAGGTGCTGTTTGGTTTTCTCGAGTAAGTAAACGTTTTCTGGAAACTGCCTTACACTCTGTTCAAAGAAATCAGGTATGGTTTGCATAGTCTGGGGTTTATAGAAACTTTAGTCCGGAACATTGACGATGAATGATCCCATGGCCCTGAAATGGGTGAACCTTAGGGCTACCGTTTACAAATATCTGATAAAATTGACAGAATTGTTCTTTCGTTGCCTGAAATCTGCATTTGATGCTTTCAGATAGCTGATTTTACCATAATTGCGCAGAATCAAGCACCTTAAATCCGCTAGTGCCTTCATTGGCAACCCTGATCATAGCTTTTGCCACGGTATTGGCAGGTATGGCCTTGTATTTTTTCAATCCTCCCACGAAAAGAAAACCAAGTCCTCCCATTACCGACTGAGCCATCTTTTCTCCTGAGCGGTGTTCTTTCCGGTTGCCCATCAATAGTGAGGGCCTGAAAATGGTAACCGGGAGGTCGAGGTTTCTGAGGGCTTGTTCCATTTCACCTTTCACCCTGTTATAAAAAATACCGGAGTTCGGATCGGCCCCCATGGCACTCACAACCAGCATTTGCCTGGCCTTATTTCTTTTGCACCATCTGCCCAGTTCCACCACATAATCGAAATCAACTTTGCGGAATGCATCCTGCGATCCTGCAGTCTTAATGGTGGTTCCCAGGGTGCAGAACACATCATCAACAGGAAAAGGAGGCTGGAAAGTCCCAAGCTGGTCAAAATTGATCACATCCTGCACTATCGATGGATCCTTAACATCAAGAGGTCTGCGCACCAGCAGGAGGATTTTTTCATAAAGATGCTCTTTCACCAAAAGTTGAAGTAGTTCAGCCCCAACCAGTCCGGTGGCCCCGACAATCATCGCATTTTTCATCTCATTTATTTTTCTCTATCAAAGGTACTAAAAGTTGAAGTATTAATAGGGTTAGCAAAACCCAAACACCGTCGGGTCCGTCAACCGACGGACCCCGCCGGGTTTTTCGCAACTTGAGAATCAATGACTCTCCATAACTTTATCCCACTTCTGTCATTCCATGCACTTTAGTCACTTTATGCACTTTAGCTCACTCTAGTTCACTTTAGCTCACTCTAGTTCACTTTAGCTCACTTTAGGCACTTTAGCTCACTCCAGGCACTTTCGGCACTCTTTTCCCTCCCCCTGCCTAAGTAAACACATTTTTATGTAAGTTTGAATCTCGAACTTTTCCATCATGCCCCTTCTTAATTCTGTCATTTCCTGGTTTATACGAAAACGCATCCACCAGATTGAGCTCTTCATGAAATACCCTCATGAAGTTCAGGAAGAATGGTTTGAGAAGCTCATCAATGAAGCAAAGGACACTGAATGGGGGAAAAAGTATGATTACAGGTCAATCCAAACAGAGGATGATTTCAGGAAGCGGGTCCCTATTAGTGAATATAATGACCTGAAACCCTATATTGACCGCCTGCGTAAAGGGGATCAAAATATCCTCTGGCCTTCGGATGTAAAATGGTTCGCCAAAAGTTCGGGTACTACCAGTGATAAGAGTAAGTTCATCCCTGTTACCGAGGAAGCCCTTGAAGAATGTCATTTCAAAGGAGGGAAAGACCTTTTATCCATCTATTGCAATAATAATCCGAACACAAGGATTTTTAGCGGTAAATGGCTTGGATTGGGTGGTAGTTTTAACCTGGATGATGCGCAGGCTGATACCTATCATGGAGATGTTTCAGCCATTATTATGGAGAATCTTCCCTTCTGGATCCAGCTCATCCGTACCCCGGACCTGAGTGTGGCTCTTATGGATGAATGGGAATCCAAGATTGAAAGGATTGCCCGGATTACAATGGAAGAAGATGTTACCAATATTACCGGTGTTCCATCATGGATGATGTTGCTGCTGAATCGCATCATGGAATTAAAAGGCATTAAAAATATAAATGAAATCTGGCCCAACCTGGAACTCTTTGTTCATGGTGGTGTAAGCTTTATTCCCTACCAGGAACAGTATCGTAAAATATGTCCGCCGGGAATGAATTACCTTGAAACCTACAATGCCAGCGAAGGATTTTTTGGCATTCAGGATCGGTTGTCAGGTGACGATATGCTTTTGATGCTGGATTATGGAATCTATTATGAATTCCTTCCTGTGAGCGAGCTTGGGAATCCCAATGCGATAACTGTTGGCCTTGATCAGGTAGTAATTGGTTTAAACTATGCCATGGTGATTTCTACTAATGCAGGTTTATGGAGATATATGATTGGTGATACCATTACTTTTACTTCAACCGATCCCTTCAGAATCAGGATCACCGGGCGCACAAAAAGCTTCATCAATGCATTTGGTGAAGAGTTGGTGATTGAAAATGCCGATAAAGCACTCGCAATAGCATGTGAAAAATCGCAAGCTATAATCCGTGAATATACTGCCGCTCCCATTTACCTGGATGAAAAGAAATATGCAGCACATGAATGGCTGGTAGAATTCGAATCCCCACCCGAGAGCCTGGAATATTTTACTGAAATCCTCGATAATGCATTAAAATCCTTAAATTCGGACTATGAAGCCAAGCGGTATCACAACATGATTTTAAAACCTCCTATCGTACGTTCCCTGAAGCCCGGAACCTTCTACAACTGGCTCAGGGATAAGGGTAAACTGGGTGGGCAGAACAAAGTCCCCCGACTCTCGAACGACCGGAAATATGTTGACGATATCTTACAAATGCCCCAATAATTAACATTCATACCATCACAATAAATTTTACCTTAACTTCAACCTCTCAGCATCCTTCATAATTACTGAGATTTACTTCTAACATAAAATTTCTATTACATATGCATATCGCAATCGCAGGAAACATCGGCTCAGGAAAAACAACCCTTTCAGCATTATTAGCCAAGAATTTTGGTTGGCAGGCACATTATGAAGATGTTGATACCAATCCTTATCTCTCAAGTTTTTATGAAGACATGCAGCGTTGGTCCTTCAACCTTCAGATCTATTTCCTTAACAGCCGGTTCCGGCAAATCGTTGATATAAGGAAAAGTGGGAAAAATGTGATCCAGGACAGGACTATCTATGAAGATGCTTTCATCTTCGCACCGAACCTGCATGATATGAACCTGATGACCACCCGTGATTTTGAAAATTATAAATCACTTTTTGAATTGATGACTACCTTCCTTCAACCCCCTGACCTGCTGATCTATCTGAGAGCTGAGGTGCCCACCCTTGTCAGGAATATTCAGAAAAGGGGAAGGGAATATGAAGCATCCATTCGTCTCGATTACCTGAAAAGTCTGAGTGAAAGGTATGAAGCCTGGATCAATGGTTATACAGAAGGTAAATTACTGATCTTCGAAGTGGATGACATGAACTTCCAGGATAATCCTGAAGATTTAAGCAAGATCATTGAACGCGTACAGGCTGATCTGCATGGCTTGTTCTAGCCTATCAAAAATGTCATGAATCTGCTTTCCTCACTTTTCTCCAGAAAAATACTCCTTTTTCTTTTTATTCCTGTTGTTCTTGCTTTCTTAGTAAGTCTTTGGCATAGGTATGCCTATATCGACGACTGCTGGTTCGGGGAACAAGCTTACTGGTTGGTGAAGGATGGAACTGTCAGCACTAAAAGCATTGAAGCCGGACTGGGATGGGAAAACAGGCTGCTGGTTTACCATAAATTGAATATCTGGATTGGAGCTTTACTGATCATGACCCTGGGATGGTCAGTCTATTATTTTAAAGGTTTTACTCTCCTGGTGTACCTCTTATCATTTCTGCTCCTGCACAGAATGATGAAAAGTCAGAGGAATATTTACACTAAGGAAACTTTCCTCTTAACAGCCTTTCTGGTGTTTGCGAATCCATTGATGTTTATTTATGGCTTTACCTATCGTCCTGAAATCCTGGTAATGATGTTTGGATTGTCTTCATTCCTGGCATTGGAAAAGGTCAGGAATCATAGTGAAAGCAACTACATTTGGGCTTCCCTGGCAGGATTGGCTGTTGGAACTGCTTTCCTTGCCCATCTGAATGGAATTATCTTCGGGGTGGCTGGCTTCTTTTACCTGATCATTTACCGAAAGTATAAGGAAATTATAGCTTATTCGATTTCAGCTGTTTTATTAGCATCCCTCTATTTTATTGATCTGATCCCTGCCGGAAACGTACAGCTTTTCCTCTCCCAGATGAAAAACTGGCCTGATGCAGTAAGTGGAAATTATATATCAGACAATTCCATTCTTCTTTCTATCCTGCTGAAATTAGGAAATGAGCACCAGCGCTTCTTCTGGAGCGACAAAGTAGCTGTTTTCTCTGCTCTTTTCTTCTTCTCTGTAATCACTTCATTCAGTTATCTTTTAAAGCATCATCGGCCACTGATGATCTATACCGGACTTTTAATCCTTTTACTGAACTTGCTGGGAAGCCAGATTGCCGAAAGATACCTTATCTATTATCTGCCTTTAATGGCTATTATTATCGCCGTTTCAATCCGTAACCTGGTCAATGAAAAACGTGTAATCCTGCTTTCTGTTACAGCTGTATTATTCATATTACAGTTGGCAGTACTCTCTAAACATTGTTATTCCATCTTCCAAAAGAATTATAATTTCACTTCTATTCACGCTGAGATCGGAGAAATGCTCCCACCTGAAACACAGAAAATTCTTGCACCTTATCATTATATTTTCAACGAAATTGGTAAAAAATCAATACTCACATACCATTCATTGGAGTACTATGAAGTCATAAATAATAAAAAGCTGGATAGCAGCGAGGCGTTATTACGTTGCAAGGATTTAGGTATTGATTGCATCCTCCTCGACAAAAACCTCAAAGACGATCAGGAGAAATACCGCTGGTTCGAAACCGCTGTAGCAGGTTCTGATCCAGATTACCATGTATTTAAGGAATATAAAGGGTATATTATTCTGTTGAGAAGAAATACTTCTTCAAACTAGGCTGGATCAACATCGATGATCACCCTGACCGGGCTATGAATATGACTGGTATAAAGTTTCTGAATTGCAGAAAAAATGTCCTCTTTTACTTTGGGAAGATTGACTCCTTTTTCAAGCTTGATCATGATATTCTTCAGGTAGAGATTCCTAATCCGGCTAACCTGTGGATATTCGGGACCAAGGATTCTTTTCCCGAATTTTCCCTTTAATATTTTCGCCAGTTCAGCGGCTGCGCTGTTCAGAACATCATTGTCGGCATGCTTCAAGGTTAGTCTGATTAATCGGTAATAGGGAGGATATTTGAATTTTTCTCTTTCAAGAATTTGCTGATGGTACATGGCGGGGTAGTCATTATTGATCACCAGCTGAAGTATGGCATGTTTGGCATTAAATGCCTGGATCAGAACTTTCCCCTGTTTTTGCTTCCTTCCTGATCTCCCGGCTACCTGGGCCATAAGTTGGTAGCTCCTTTCATGGGCACGGAAATCAGGGTAGGAGAGGAGGCTATCGGCATTCATGATTCCAACAAGGCTAACATGATCAAAATCAAGGCCTTTGGTTACCATTTGGGTGCCAGCCAGAATGTCAATCCTGCCTTCTTCAAAATCAGAGATAATCCGGTGTAATGAGTTACGGCTCCTGGTGGAATCCAGGTCCATTCGCGCAATTCTTGCAGTAGGGAAAAAGATCGATAATTCCTCTTCAATTTTTTCAGTACCGAAGCCTTTCATGAGTAATCCTGTATACCCACATTCAGGACATTTATCCGGGATATGGGTTGAATACCCGCAATAATGACATCGGAGCAAGTTTTGCTTCTTATGATAGACCAAAGAAACATCGCATTGAATACATTGCGGGACCCAATTGCAATTGTCACAGTCGATATGCAGTGAAAACCCTCTTCGGTTCTGGAAAAGTATCACCTGTTCTTTCTGTGAAAGTGCCTGTTCAATACCTTGTAAGAGAGGTTCAGAGAAGATGGATTTCATCCTTTTCCTCTTATGTTCTTCCCGTAGATCTACCACCTCGATGGCAGGCATCAGGATTCCTCCAAAGCGTTCAGAAATGGTTACCAGTCCGTATTTCCCGTTCTGAGCATTGTAATAGGATTCAACCGAAGGAGTGGCT is drawn from Bacteroidales bacterium and contains these coding sequences:
- a CDS encoding GH3 auxin-responsive promoter family protein; amino-acid sequence: MPLLNSVISWFIRKRIHQIELFMKYPHEVQEEWFEKLINEAKDTEWGKKYDYRSIQTEDDFRKRVPISEYNDLKPYIDRLRKGDQNILWPSDVKWFAKSSGTTSDKSKFIPVTEEALEECHFKGGKDLLSIYCNNNPNTRIFSGKWLGLGGSFNLDDAQADTYHGDVSAIIMENLPFWIQLIRTPDLSVALMDEWESKIERIARITMEEDVTNITGVPSWMMLLLNRIMELKGIKNINEIWPNLELFVHGGVSFIPYQEQYRKICPPGMNYLETYNASEGFFGIQDRLSGDDMLLMLDYGIYYEFLPVSELGNPNAITVGLDQVVIGLNYAMVISTNAGLWRYMIGDTITFTSTDPFRIRITGRTKSFINAFGEELVIENADKALAIACEKSQAIIREYTAAPIYLDEKKYAAHEWLVEFESPPESLEYFTEILDNALKSLNSDYEAKRYHNMILKPPIVRSLKPGTFYNWLRDKGKLGGQNKVPRLSNDRKYVDDILQMPQ
- a CDS encoding deoxynucleoside kinase; the protein is MHIAIAGNIGSGKTTLSALLAKNFGWQAHYEDVDTNPYLSSFYEDMQRWSFNLQIYFLNSRFRQIVDIRKSGKNVIQDRTIYEDAFIFAPNLHDMNLMTTRDFENYKSLFELMTTFLQPPDLLIYLRAEVPTLVRNIQKRGREYEASIRLDYLKSLSERYEAWINGYTEGKLLIFEVDDMNFQDNPEDLSKIIERVQADLHGLF
- a CDS encoding NAD(P)H-binding protein — translated: MKNAMIVGATGLVGAELLQLLVKEHLYEKILLLVRRPLDVKDPSIVQDVINFDQLGTFQPPFPVDDVFCTLGTTIKTAGSQDAFRKVDFDYVVELGRWCKRNKARQMLVVSAMGADPNSGIFYNRVKGEMEQALRNLDLPVTIFRPSLLMGNRKEHRSGEKMAQSVMGGLGFLFVGGLKKYKAIPANTVAKAMIRVANEGTSGFKVLDSAQLW